A segment of the Streptomyces sp. NBC_01235 genome:
CCCCACCGGGCGCCCCACTCGGCGGCTTCCCGGACCAGTCGCCGGCACTCCCCCTCGACGGTCAGATCGGCGCCCGGCAGTACGACCGCCCGCTCGCCGATCTCCCGCGCCAATTCCCGCGTCGCCGCCACCTCCGTACGGCAGTGCAGCGCCACCGCCGCGCCCTCCTGGGCGAACCGCAGGGCGATGCCGCGCCCGATGCCGCCGCCCGCCCCGATGATCAGGGCCACCTGGCCCGCCGACAACGTCGTCGATGTCGTCCGTGTCGTCCGTGTCGTCATGGACGGCACAGTTCCCTGATCAGGGGCGCCCGGTCCGGATAACGCGCCGTCAGGACGGCCGCGTCCCCGTGTTCGTAGTCCCCGTAGGTGAAGCCGGGGGCCATCGTGCAGCCGAAGAAGGTCCAGGCGCCCCCGGCGACCACCCGTGCGCCCATCCAGGTGCGGGCGGGCACGGTGAGCTGCGGCTGCTGCCCGCCGAGGACGTCCGGGCCGAGCACCGCCGTGCGGGAGGTGCCGTCGGGGGCGAGGAGCAGCAACTCGAGCGGGTCGCCGAGGTAGAAGTGCCAGACCTCGTCGGTGGACAGGCGGTGCAGGGCCGAGTGGTCGTCGGCGGTGACCAGCGCGACGATCGCGGAGCCGGCGGGGCGGCCGTCCGGCCCCTCGGGACCCTCCCACGTACGGCGGAACAGGCCGCCCTCGCGGGGGATCGGCTCCAGGCCGTAGAGGGCGACGAGGTCTTCCGGGGTGAGGGGCGCTGTCACCCGGGGAACGCTACCTCCCGGCGCAGGAAAGCCAGTTGTGCCTTCTTCTCCGGCAGGTACACGTCCGGCAGGTCGATCTCCGGGAGGGTGACGACCGGCCCCGCCTCGAAGCCCTGCCGGAAGAACCGGGCGATCGCCTTCTCGTTGCGTACGTCCGGGTCCACCACGACCCGGCGCCGGTCCAGGCCCAGCAGCACGTACGACGCGAAGGCCCCCATCAGCGCCGCCGACCAGCCCGGCCGTACGCCGTACTCACCGGCGGGCGCGATGAGCACGTGCACTCCGATGTCCCCGGGCTCGACCGCGTAGACCTCGCCGACCCGGTCCTCGGTCGGCTCGTACGTCTGGAGGAGGGCGACCGGGACGCCGTCCAGCTCGGTCAGGAAGGCGTGGTGGGTGTCGAGACCCGCCATGTGGGCGTAGATCTCGGCGACCTGGTCCCGCGTCAGACCGTTCATGCCCCAGAACGCGGCCCGCTCCTCGCTCACCCAGCCGTGGACGACGTCCGCGTCGCGCTCGGCGTCGAGGGGGCGGATGCGGACGGTGCCGAAACCGTCGGCCGCCTGCTCGTGGACGTAGGCGTTCGGGGTGCGGGGGTCAGCCATGTCGCTCTCCTTCGTCAGCTGCGCCCAGTCGGTGACGACCGGGGCCAGTTCGCCCTTCAGCCACAGGGGGAGTTGGTCGTGGTGGTGGGGGTTGTCGGGGAGGCCGGACGCGCCGTACGGGACGACCCACAGGCTGTCCTCGCGGCGGGCCAGGTCCCACACGTAGCGGGCGGCCGGGCCGCGTGCGGCGAGGTCGGTCCAGCCGGGCACGGCCGAGGTGCACAGCACGCAGTCGTGGTCGCCGGAGAGGGCCGGGGCGTCGGCCGAGGGGTCGGGCAGGGCCCGCCAGGGGGCGAGGCGGTGGGTGTCGCCCCAGCGGGCGTCCGGATCCGGCTGTCCGGCGACCTCCTCCAGCGCCTCCCGGACGAGTGCCGGGCGGTCGATGCCGTACAACTCCTCGGCGCGCAGGAGGTGTTCGAGCGAGAAGCCGATGCGCGGGAGGAGGGCCAGCCAGGGGAGGAAGACCTCCGGGTAGGCGGGCGGGGTCGTCAGGGCGGCGAAGGCCGGGTGCGCGGCGAGGCGGCGGACGAGGGCGCTGCGCAGGGCGGCGAACCGGGCCGCTTCCCGGCTGTCGGCGTCCATGCGCCGGTCCCAGCGCAGGAGGCGGTCGCGGAGTTCGACGGACGGTCCGGTCAGGTCGTCGAGGGCGGCCAGGTGGTCCAACAGGGGTGCGGCGGAGGCCAGATAGGTGTCCGTGTGGAGGGCCGCCATGTCGGACGCGGACCAGGCACGCTTCCCGTCCAGCAGCGCCCGGATGCGGTCGGCGCGGTGCGGCGGGGCGAACTCGACGCCCAACTCACCGGCCGGGCCTCGCTGGTTGGCCATCACGGCGACGCCGTCGGCCAGTCCGGCGCGGGGCATCTCGTGCCAGCCGGTCCACTCGTGGCCCGGTTCCCAGGCGGGCACCAGCCGGGTGTGGTTGGCCTCGGCGCGCAGCGGCACCCGGCCCGCGACGCGGTGCAGCAGGCCGCCCTCGGTGTCGGCGGCCTGGACGACGTTGACGGGCTCGGCCCAGAGGTCGACGGCACGGTCCACGTCGGCGACCCGGCGGGCCCGGAGCAGGGGCAGCAGCGCGCCGAACCCCAGGTCGGCGGTGACGCGGGGCGGGTGGCGCAGACTCAGCGCGAGAGGGGTGCCGTCCTCGAGGCCCTCCGGACCGCCGGCGATCACCGGGCCGCGCTCCGTCTCCAGGACCTCGACCTCGACGGTCTCCTCCCCTGCCACGCGCACGAGTTCGGTGTGCCGGGTGACCCGCCGCCAGGTGCCGTCCGGGCCGAGGGCCTCCACTCCCGCGCCCGTGCGGCGCAGCCGTTCGCGGTAGAGGTCCTGGTAGTCGGCCATGGCGTTGGTAATGGCCCAGGCGACCGTACCGGTGTGGCCGAAGTGCGCGATGCCGGGGACTCCGGGGACGGCGAGGCCGACGACGTCGAACTCGTCGCAGGCGAGGCGGATCTGCTGGTAGACGCCGGGGTCCTCGATGAAGCGGTGCGGGTCGCCGGCGATGACCGGCTGACCGGTGACCGTCCGGGAGCCGCTCACCAGCCAGCCGTTGCTGCCGGAGGTGCCGGGTCCGTCGGTGGCGAACAGGCCGACCGCCTCGGGGCCGAGCTGCCGGGCGGCCTCCTCGCGCCACAGCTTGGCGGGGAACCCGGCGAACAGGATGTGCGTGGCCAGCCAGACGCCGAGCGGGGTCCAGGGCTCCCAGCGGCCGGGGGCGAGGCCGACCCGCGTGAACTCGGGGGCCACGGTCGCCTTCAGCCCTTCGTTGACGCCGTCGACGTACGCGCCGACCCAGTGCGCCGTCTCCGGGTCCTGTCTCTGCAGTTCGTCGTAGCAGCGTCTCGCCGTGTCGTCGAGGCGGACGCGGCGCGCGAAGCGGTCCCAGGCGAGGGCCTCGGGGCCGAGGAAGGAGGCCGAGGTGCCGCGCGCGCGGTGCCGTTCGACCTCCAGCTGCCAGGCGCGGTCGCGGGCCGTGACCAGTCCCTGGAGACGGGCGAGCGCGTGGGCGCCGTCGGCGCGCAGATGCGGGACGCCCCAGGCGTCGCGATAGATCTCGGTGGTCACCGGCGACCTCTTTGCTTTAGGTTAGCCTTGCCTAAGTGAGTTGTGCCGGAATCGTACGCGAGGGGGAAGAGGTCATGGCGCAGGGGCGGGGCTGGGAGGGCGCGGTCCTCAAATTGATGCGCGCGAAGGACTTCACCCTCACCGTGACGGGCACGGAGGAGGTCACCGGCCACTACCGCCGGCTGCGCCTCTCCGACGGCGGACTGCTCGCCGCCACCGGCGTCCACCCGACGATATGGGTCCGGCTCTGGTTCGAGAACGCCGGCCGACCGCACCAGCGGGCCTACACCCTCGTCGACCCCGACCCGGCGGCCGGCTCCTTCAGCCTGGAGTTCGCCCTGCACGAGGGCGCCGCCAGCGACTGGGCACGGGCGGCGAAGCCCGGCGACACCATCGACGCGACCGTCCAGGGCACCGCCTTCGAACCGCCCGCCCCGGCCCCCTCCCACGTCCTCGTGATCGGCGACCCGGCCTCCCTGCCCGCCATCAACTCCCTGCTCGGCACGGGCGAGGGCGCGCTCGGCGCCGCCCCGGCGACCGTCTGGTTCGAGGGCTCCCCCGACGACCCCGACGGCACGGACGGCCTCCCCTTCCGGACCGACCCCGCCCGCCACGAGATACGGCACGTGCCCCGACGCGACGCGGGCGCCCACCTCGTCGAGCAGGTCAAGGCGGAACTGCCCGCGCTCCTGACGGCCACCCCCGACCCGTACGTCTGGATCGCCTGCGACACCCGCACCACCCGGACGCTGACGGCATACCTGCGCAGGGAACTGGGCGTCCCGAAGGAGCGGCTGCACGCGCTGGGGTACTGGCGCGCGAGCTGAGGGCGCAGGCGGGATCATCGACGCATGGACGTCACCCTTCAGCTCTCCCAGGACCCCGAGGCCGACCAGCTCCTCGGGCGCTCCCCGCTCGCCGCGCTGGTCGGGATGCTGCTGGACCAGCAGGTTCCGATGGAGTGGGCGTTCAAGGGGCCCCGGACGATCGCCGACCGGCTCGGCGCCGACGACCTGGACGCCCACGACATCGCCGCCCAGGACCCGGAGGCCTTCGCCGCGCTGCTCTCCGAGAAGCCGGCCGTGCACCGTTACCCCGGCTCCATGGCCAAGCGCATCCAGCAGCTCTGCCAGTACCTCGTCGAGCACTACGACGGTGACGCCGACGCCGTCTGGGACGGCGTGGCCACCGGCACGGAGCTGCTCAGGCGCCTCGAGGACCTGCCCGGCTTCGGCAAGCAGAAGGCACAGATCTTCCTGGCCCTGCTCGGCAAGCAGCTCGGCGTGCGCCCCACGGGCTGGCGGGAGGCGGCCGGCTCCTACGGCGAACCGAAGTCCTTCCGGTCCGTCGCCGACATCACCGGCCCGGAGTCGCTGGCGAAGGTGCGGGCGCACAAGCAGGAGATGAAGGCGGCGGCGAAGGCCGCGAAGGCCGCCAAGGGGTAAGCCGTCACGGGGTAGGCCCCCACGGAGTGGGCATTCACGGGGTGGGCCCCCACGGGGTGGGCCGCCACGGAGTGGGCATTCACGGGGTGGGCCGCCACGGAGTGGGCCGCCACGGAGTGGGCCGCCACGGGGTAAGCCGCCACGGGGTAAGCCGCCACGGGGTAAGTCGTGTGGCCCGCCCGGGTGGCGGGCCGTCGCCGCCCGGTCTGAGCTGGGGACATGACCGAGCCACCGACCGGCCCCTCCTGGGGCCGGGAGTACGACGACCGCAAGGTCCACACCCAGCGGCACGGCCACGAGCCGGAGCCGCCCTTCGAGGGGCCGCTGCACGCCTTGTCCCGCGCCGCCTGGCAGATCGTGCTGCTCACCGGCGTCGCCTCCCTGATCCTCGGCGTCCTGGTGCTGGTCTGGCCGGGCGCCTCGCTCTTCGCGGCCGGCATCCTCTTCGGCCTCTACCTCGTGATCAGCGGCATCTTCCAGCTGGTGGCCGCCTTCGGCACCCTCCCCCATGACGACCTCGCTGCGCGTCCTCGGCGTCATCAGCGGCGCGCTGTCCCTGCTGCTGGGCCTGTTCTGCTTCCGCGGCCCGATGCAGTCGATCCTGCTGCTCGCCCTGTGGATCGGCATCGGCTGGCTGATCCGCGGGATCACCCAGACCCTGGCCGCCGTCTCCGACACGTCCATGCCGGCCCGCGGCTGGCAGATCTTCCTGGGGATCGTCACCTTCGTCGCCGGGATCGTCCTGATCGACTCGCCCTTCGAGTCGGTCGCCGTGCTCACCCTCGTCGGCGGCATCTGGCTTGCGGTCGTCGGCGTCGTCGAGATCCTCACCGCGCTCAGCATCCGCGGCCGCGCCCGCCAGGTCCCGCGCACCCTCTGAGCACGTCCCCGCGTCCCCGCGTCCCCGCGCTCCCGCGCTCCCGCGCTCCCGCGTTCCCCGCTCCCCCCTCCTCCGAACAGGTGATTCTCGCGCCCGGCGTGCTGAACGGCTGGCATGTCGCGGGGAGATGACCTGCCATGAGCACCGCACGCAGCCACTCCCGCAGCCGCGCCTGGCTGCGGGTGCTCGTCGTGCTCCTCGCCCTGCTGGTGCCGGGCGCCCCCGCCGAACTCGCCACGACGCCGGTCGCCGCCGGCGAGATCGCCGAGTACGACGTCCTCGACACGGCGCTGCGACCCGCCCCCTGCGCCCACCGGCCCGCCGCACTCCTGCGCCCCGCGCCGCTCCCGGTCCCGGCGCCCGGTGTCCCGGCGGACCGGCCGCTTCCCGCGCCACCGGGGCCGTCGTGCGCCCTGCACGCCCTGCGCACCGTGGTCCTGCGCTGCTGACCGAGCCCCGCCCCGAGGCCAGTCAGTACGACGTGTACGACGCGAGGAGCACAGTCATGCCCACCGACCCGTACGCGGTCCTGCGCGCCCTGCTGCGCGCGGAGGCCGTCCGCAACACACCGAAAACGCAGGTGAAGGAGCGGATCCCGCAGCCGCCCCAGGAGAAACGGGACCGCTGACCGGTCGGCGGAGGCGGCACCCGGCGGGAAACCGCCGGCCTACCGCCTCCGCCGGGCCGCGCCGAAGAGTGAGCGGGTGTTCTCCCGGCCGGTCTGCGTGCCGGCGGACCGGGCCGGCGACTTGAACACGCCCCTGCCGACGACCTGTTCGACGAGGGACGGCCACTCCTCGGCCTGCGCCTCCTCCGGCTGGCCCAACCGCCCCGACCGCTTCCGCTGCTCCTGTTCCAACCACCCTGGCCACCCCGACCGCTTCCGCTGCTCCAGCTGTTCCAACCACCCTGGCCACCCCGACCGCTTCCGCTGTTCCGGCTGTTCCAACCACCCTGGCCACCCCGACCGCTTCCGCTGCTCCGGCTGTTCCAACCACCCTGGCCGCCCCCACCGCTTCCGCTGTTCCGGCTGTTCCGTGGGCCTGACCGCCGGCTTCTCGAACGCCGACTCTCTTTCCACAGCCTGTGCATACCGCCCGTGGAGCGGGGACCCCTGCACCGCGCTGTCGAGGGCCGGGCCGTCGACCGCGCCCATCAGGAACTCGGGGGCGCGCAGCCGGATCGCGGCGACCGGGGCCTGGGCGCCCCTCTCGCCGAGGACCGTGACGACGGCCTCGCCGGCGCCGAGCCCGGTGAGCAGTTCCTCCAGGTCGTGGGCGGAGTTCGGGAACGCTTTCACCGTGACCTCGAGGGCCTTCCGGTCGTCCGGGGTGAAGGCCCGCAGGGCCTGCTGGACGCGGTTGGCGAGCTGGGCGAGGACGTCGCCGGGAACGTCCTTGACCATTGCGTGACGAAGAACACGCCTACTGCTTTCGAGCGAATCAGTCGCACGGTCTGCGTGATGGGGTCGAGCAACGCCTTCGAGTCGTCGTCGAAGAGCAGGTGCGCCTCGTCGAAGCAGACGACGAGCTTCGGCTTGCCCGCGCCAGTTCCAGGACCGACACGATCCCGCGACCGTCGGCCGCCGTGCGCAGGAACTCGGCCGTGTCGGACTCCGGCTCGCCGAAGAAGCCCGCCATGACCTTGACCTCCGCGAGGAAGACGGGCACACCCTGCGCGGAGAGCCGCTCGGCGATCAGCCGGAGCGTCCTGGTCTTGCCGGTGCCGGTGCCGGTGCCGGTGGCGCCGGCGACCAGGCCGTGCCGGTTCAGCATGGGGAGGGGTGCGGACCGGGGGCGTCGCGCAGGCGCCCCGCATTCCGTTTTACCCCTGTTCATCACGTCTTTTCCGCCGTCGCACTCCGTCTCCATGGCTGCGCCCGGAACGTCTGGACCGGTAGGCTTTCCGTGTGATCTTCAAGCGCATCGGAAACGGCCGGCCGTACCCCGACCACGGCCGGGAAAGCACCCGGCAGTGGGCGGACGTCGCGCCGCGCCCGGTCCGCCTCGATCAGCTGGTGACCACCAAGCAGCAGCTCGACCTGGAAACCCTGCTCGCGGAGGACTCGACGTTCTACGGCGACCTCTTCGCGCACGTCGTGAAGTGGCAGGGCGACCTGTACCTGGAGGACGGACTGCACCGCGCGGTGCGGGCGGCACTCCAGCAGCGACAGGTGCTGCACGCGCGCGTGCTCGAGCTGGACTGACGCCCGCCGCGAATCGCGCCGCACAACGCGTCGCGAACCCCGGCCGAACCCTCGGGTTGACCCGTTCGGGTTCTTTCCCGCACCCCCGCACGGTGTCGGATGATCGTTTATTAGTCACGGCCGCCCCGGCGCACTACGCTGCGCCCATGAGCATGCTGACTCCCCCCGGCATGGGCGGTAAATACCGGATCACGGGGGACAAGTACCCCCGCATGCGCCCGCACCGGCGACGCGGCAGGCTGGTCGTC
Coding sequences within it:
- a CDS encoding cupin domain-containing protein; the protein is MTAPLTPEDLVALYGLEPIPREGGLFRRTWEGPEGPDGRPAGSAIVALVTADDHSALHRLSTDEVWHFYLGDPLELLLLAPDGTSRTAVLGPDVLGGQQPQLTVPARTWMGARVVAGGAWTFFGCTMAPGFTYGDYEHGDAAVLTARYPDRAPLIRELCRP
- a CDS encoding HhH-GPD-type base excision DNA repair protein, producing the protein MDVTLQLSQDPEADQLLGRSPLAALVGMLLDQQVPMEWAFKGPRTIADRLGADDLDAHDIAAQDPEAFAALLSEKPAVHRYPGSMAKRIQQLCQYLVEHYDGDADAVWDGVATGTELLRRLEDLPGFGKQKAQIFLALLGKQLGVRPTGWREAAGSYGEPKSFRSVADITGPESLAKVRAHKQEMKAAAKAAKAAKG
- a CDS encoding GNAT family N-acetyltransferase, whose amino-acid sequence is MTTEIYRDAWGVPHLRADGAHALARLQGLVTARDRAWQLEVERHRARGTSASFLGPEALAWDRFARRVRLDDTARRCYDELQRQDPETAHWVGAYVDGVNEGLKATVAPEFTRVGLAPGRWEPWTPLGVWLATHILFAGFPAKLWREEAARQLGPEAVGLFATDGPGTSGSNGWLVSGSRTVTGQPVIAGDPHRFIEDPGVYQQIRLACDEFDVVGLAVPGVPGIAHFGHTGTVAWAITNAMADYQDLYRERLRRTGAGVEALGPDGTWRRVTRHTELVRVAGEETVEVEVLETERGPVIAGGPEGLEDGTPLALSLRHPPRVTADLGFGALLPLLRARRVADVDRAVDLWAEPVNVVQAADTEGGLLHRVAGRVPLRAEANHTRLVPAWEPGHEWTGWHEMPRAGLADGVAVMANQRGPAGELGVEFAPPHRADRIRALLDGKRAWSASDMAALHTDTYLASAAPLLDHLAALDDLTGPSVELRDRLLRWDRRMDADSREAARFAALRSALVRRLAAHPAFAALTTPPAYPEVFLPWLALLPRIGFSLEHLLRAEELYGIDRPALVREALEEVAGQPDPDARWGDTHRLAPWRALPDPSADAPALSGDHDCVLCTSAVPGWTDLAARGPAARYVWDLARREDSLWVVPYGASGLPDNPHHHDQLPLWLKGELAPVVTDWAQLTKESDMADPRTPNAYVHEQAADGFGTVRIRPLDAERDADVVHGWVSEERAAFWGMNGLTRDQVAEIYAHMAGLDTHHAFLTELDGVPVALLQTYEPTEDRVGEVYAVEPGDIGVHVLIAPAGEYGVRPGWSAALMGAFASYVLLGLDRRRVVVDPDVRNEKAIARFFRQGFEAGPVVTLPEIDLPDVYLPEKKAQLAFLRREVAFPG
- a CDS encoding siderophore-interacting protein gives rise to the protein MAQGRGWEGAVLKLMRAKDFTLTVTGTEEVTGHYRRLRLSDGGLLAATGVHPTIWVRLWFENAGRPHQRAYTLVDPDPAAGSFSLEFALHEGAASDWARAAKPGDTIDATVQGTAFEPPAPAPSHVLVIGDPASLPAINSLLGTGEGALGAAPATVWFEGSPDDPDGTDGLPFRTDPARHEIRHVPRRDAGAHLVEQVKAELPALLTATPDPYVWIACDTRTTRTLTAYLRRELGVPKERLHALGYWRAS
- a CDS encoding type II toxin-antitoxin system VapB family antitoxin yields the protein MIFKRIGNGRPYPDHGRESTRQWADVAPRPVRLDQLVTTKQQLDLETLLAEDSTFYGDLFAHVVKWQGDLYLEDGLHRAVRAALQQRQVLHARVLELD